A genomic window from Tolypothrix sp. PCC 7910 includes:
- a CDS encoding ABC transporter ATP-binding protein: protein MQDAIIVQGLGKRYSRYHAEKPMTIMEAALKGFRQMKAVEKFWALRDISFNVTPGEMLGIIGKNGAGKSTLLQLLGGVGSPDAGKVKVKGRIGALLDLGAGFSPDLTGRENVFVSGVVGGLTRKEVSRRFDTIVEFAELTDFIDNPVRTYSTGMQMRLAFSIAIHTYPEVLLVDEFLSVGDISFQAKCLERIAYLKEQGCAIVYISHDTQQIAEICDRALWLQGGRIVAYGEPEFVAEQYTAEMHQQTRKRTPARPVRLTNSGLELRVNENRFGSLEMEITQVKMLPSSEINSGDALTLEIEYFSNQLIEFPIFSIDISRENGQVCFQTNTERTGLTFQKILDQGKIKLHIDRLDLAGGKYFIDIGVYKHNWEYAYDYHWHAYPLIVNSTVKGNSILCPPFRWEINNLQTSPIKHL, encoded by the coding sequence ATGCAAGATGCCATTATTGTGCAGGGGTTAGGAAAGCGCTACAGCCGCTATCATGCGGAAAAACCCATGACGATTATGGAAGCAGCGCTCAAAGGGTTCCGCCAGATGAAAGCAGTGGAAAAATTTTGGGCGTTACGAGATATTAGCTTTAATGTTACTCCTGGCGAAATGTTAGGAATTATCGGCAAAAATGGAGCAGGTAAATCTACGCTTTTACAACTTTTGGGTGGTGTTGGTTCTCCTGATGCAGGGAAAGTAAAAGTAAAAGGTAGAATTGGTGCTTTATTAGATTTAGGAGCTGGTTTTTCTCCTGATTTAACCGGAAGGGAAAATGTTTTTGTCTCTGGTGTGGTTGGCGGTTTAACTCGCAAAGAAGTTTCGCGGCGTTTCGATACTATTGTAGAGTTTGCAGAACTCACAGATTTTATTGACAATCCTGTACGCACCTACAGTACAGGTATGCAAATGCGCCTAGCTTTTTCCATAGCTATACATACTTACCCCGAAGTGCTATTGGTCGATGAGTTTCTGTCAGTGGGAGATATTTCATTTCAGGCTAAGTGTCTAGAACGCATTGCTTATCTTAAAGAACAAGGCTGTGCCATTGTCTATATTTCTCACGATACTCAACAAATAGCAGAAATATGCGATCGCGCCTTATGGTTGCAAGGAGGAAGAATCGTAGCTTATGGAGAACCAGAATTTGTTGCTGAACAATACACGGCTGAGATGCATCAACAAACCCGCAAACGTACTCCTGCAAGGCCTGTTCGGCTGACCAACTCAGGTTTAGAACTCCGAGTCAACGAAAATCGCTTTGGCTCATTAGAAATGGAAATTACGCAAGTTAAAATGTTACCTAGCTCAGAGATTAATAGCGGTGATGCTTTAACTCTGGAGATTGAGTACTTTTCAAATCAGCTAATTGAGTTTCCTATCTTTAGCATTGATATTAGCCGCGAAAATGGTCAAGTCTGTTTTCAGACTAATACTGAAAGAACAGGGTTGACTTTCCAAAAAATTTTAGACCAAGGAAAAATTAAACTACATATCGACCGCTTAGATTTGGCGGGAGGTAAGTATTTTATTGATATAGGAGTTTATAAGCATAATTGGGAATATGCTTATGATTATCACTGGCATGCATACCCTCTAATTGTTAATTCAACTGTTAAGGGCAATAGTATTTTGTGTCCCCCATTTCGCTGGGAAATTAATAACTTACAAACATCACCAATTAAACATTTATAA
- a CDS encoding class I SAM-dependent methyltransferase produces MNNIIGNTISKLPIVKQLSAEIQQLQGKIVNLQSTLNQYQMGWPPGHFYSPIPSIEEVKARAEKIFADIPREILGINLNEEKQIALLNDLAQYYHQQPWSDSKQEGLRFFFDNPNYSYGEAIILYSLIRQIQPQRIIEIGSGYSSAAILDTNELFLDNKINCTFIEPYPQLLSSLLKASDLSRIEIVPTKLQETEINIFSSLAAGDILLIDSTHVSKIDSDVNHILFRILPQLARGVYIHIHDICYPFEYPQAWIYQGRAWNEAYILRAFLQYNSAFEILFFNSFFGYFHSDILKEKMPLCAKNPGTSIWLKKI; encoded by the coding sequence ATGAATAACATAATTGGAAATACCATTAGTAAATTACCAATTGTCAAACAATTGTCTGCAGAAATACAACAACTACAAGGTAAAATTGTCAATCTCCAATCTACACTTAACCAATATCAAATGGGTTGGCCACCAGGACACTTTTATTCACCTATTCCATCTATAGAAGAAGTTAAGGCGAGGGCAGAAAAAATTTTTGCTGATATCCCTAGAGAAATTTTGGGTATCAATCTCAATGAAGAGAAACAAATAGCATTATTAAACGATCTGGCACAATATTATCATCAGCAACCTTGGAGCGATAGCAAACAAGAAGGGCTGAGATTCTTTTTTGATAATCCTAATTATTCTTATGGAGAGGCAATTATCCTCTATAGCCTCATCCGACAAATTCAGCCTCAAAGAATTATTGAAATTGGCTCTGGTTATTCTTCCGCAGCAATTTTAGATACTAATGAATTATTTTTGGATAATAAAATAAATTGTACTTTTATTGAGCCTTATCCGCAATTATTAAGTTCACTTTTGAAAGCATCTGATTTGAGTAGAATAGAGATAGTTCCTACAAAGTTACAAGAAACAGAGATTAATATTTTTTCCTCTCTAGCAGCAGGAGATATCCTGTTGATTGACTCTACTCATGTTTCAAAAATAGATAGTGATGTCAACCATATTTTATTTAGAATATTACCACAACTGGCTCGTGGAGTTTATATTCATATTCATGACATCTGTTATCCGTTTGAGTATCCCCAAGCATGGATATATCAAGGAAGAGCTTGGAATGAGGCTTATATTTTAAGAGCTTTTTTACAATATAATAGCGCCTTTGAAATCCTATTTTTTAATTCTTTTTTTGGTTACTTTCATAGCGATATATTAAAGGAAAAAATGCCTTTATGTGCTAAAAATCCTGGAACTAGTATTTGGCTGAAGAAAATATAA
- a CDS encoding glycosyltransferase family 2 protein — MSANTPLISVIIPTHNRCQSLQRLLNALQTQSYPLNCIEVIVVADGCSDTTIEMLKEYQAPYTLRFLEQPGQGAATARNQGAEMATGSLLLFLDDDIEPSPHLVEAHINAHYVPNRVVIGYLPPSLQSQSSFFHISLWAWWEEKFQTMCQIGHRYSYDDLLSGNFSLPAKLFKLVGGFDSTFKCREDYELGARLIKVDSDFIFVPDALGYHRDEVTNLDRSLRRKRQEGRADVLFGQRHPDLIYKLRLSYFGDALSFIDHIFLFLAFRIPAISDLLATGLRQVLNLLEWLRIRSIWLELNNKLHGYWYLRGIVEQLKTHKALTNLLQSGLIRLDRQDTELELDLQQGLIAAEQLLDKTRPMSARIRYGQQFVGLIPPKAGAERLRGVHLRRILATNLSFPFLQALAFEGVLDQRIDKKVESLNGNIEPVKLMGIL, encoded by the coding sequence ATGAGTGCAAATACACCATTGATCAGCGTGATAATTCCTACTCATAACCGATGTCAATCTCTACAACGGCTCTTAAATGCACTTCAGACTCAGAGTTATCCTCTAAATTGCATAGAAGTCATAGTAGTAGCTGATGGCTGTAGTGATACAACTATCGAGATGCTCAAAGAATATCAAGCGCCCTATACCCTACGTTTTTTAGAGCAACCAGGACAAGGAGCTGCTACCGCACGCAACCAAGGGGCAGAAATGGCTACAGGTAGTCTGTTGCTGTTTTTAGATGACGATATTGAACCATCTCCGCATCTTGTTGAAGCACACATTAACGCTCACTATGTACCTAATCGGGTAGTAATTGGTTACTTACCGCCCAGTTTACAAAGCCAATCTAGCTTTTTTCATATTAGTTTATGGGCCTGGTGGGAAGAAAAGTTTCAAACTATGTGCCAAATAGGTCATCGCTATAGTTATGATGACTTGCTCAGTGGCAACTTTTCCTTACCAGCAAAATTGTTTAAGTTAGTTGGTGGTTTTGATTCTACATTTAAGTGTCGTGAAGATTATGAATTAGGCGCACGATTAATTAAAGTTGATAGCGACTTTATTTTTGTGCCTGATGCTTTAGGTTACCATCGTGACGAAGTTACCAATCTTGATCGTTCACTCCGACGTAAACGGCAAGAAGGACGTGCTGATGTATTATTTGGTCAACGCCACCCTGATTTAATCTACAAATTACGCCTTTCCTACTTTGGCGATGCGCTATCTTTTATAGATCATATTTTTCTATTTCTTGCCTTTCGCATTCCAGCAATCAGTGATTTGCTAGCGACTGGATTACGACAAGTACTTAACTTGTTAGAGTGGCTGCGTATCCGAAGTATATGGTTAGAACTGAACAATAAGCTGCATGGATATTGGTATCTTAGGGGAATTGTCGAGCAATTGAAAACTCATAAAGCGCTGACAAATTTATTGCAGAGCGGATTAATTCGCCTTGATCGCCAAGATACAGAACTGGAATTAGATCTCCAACAAGGGCTAATAGCAGCAGAGCAACTATTGGATAAAACACGCCCTATGAGTGCGCGGATTCGCTATGGCCAACAATTTGTCGGTCTGATACCACCCAAAGCTGGCGCAGAAAGGCTTCGAGGAGTTCACCTTCGTCGTATTTTGGCAACAAATTTATCATTCCCTTTCTTACAAGCATTAGCTTTTGAAGGTGTACTCGATCAGAGAATTGACAAAAAAGTAGAGTCCCTCAACGGCAATATAGAGCCTGTAAAACTCATGGGAATTTTGTGA
- a CDS encoding caspase family protein codes for MKRRTFLQRIGSTLAVLGITEAEWLNWGNRYYQALAQPSVRKLALLVGINQYSQNPVLSGCLTDVELQKELLMHRFGFPAANILTLTEEQANREFIEAAFLEHLGKQARTGDVVVFHFSGYGTRINVEADQVQNALIAVNTQNSQNSNYLLEETLLLLLRSLPTDRVTAVLDTSYYAPNSAGLPGLRVRSRPEVDSQLATAELEFLKQLKTQNSFTKGEVTPPLLLSATGDSKQAAREVLLSGFSAGLFTYALTQYLWEVTPTKTIQVSLSQVETAMRKLGSKQQPALASSKKNPQAALIADNFAPDTSVGGEGAITAIEEDGKTVSLWLAGLPPQVLENYSINSRFSLVTGEPLILRSRTGLTAKAQLSAANPTNPLQVGQLVQESVRVLPRNISLIVALDTALERIERVDATSAFSSVAHVSAVVAGEQPADYLFGKLSPTPTRYSLFSLSGEAIPNIAGEPGEAVKIAVQRVAPKLPTLLAAKLWRLTENEGSSRLAIKASLEIVNTLSPRVIMQRETMRTLGNETATSKSPSTGIVPIGSKLQYRLQNLGDRAVYFILLGLKNNRSAIAFYPWQTSSEPNSSPSKPLVKQLVIAPGETFTLPQSAAAAEWVIPGPAYECEHQLIFSTSPFNETLTTLETAKNQTTDQQPIGPLLNPLEVAQALLLDLHNASPVKAEINSTAADSYVLDVNNWATLSFNFQVA; via the coding sequence ATGAAGCGTCGGACTTTTTTACAACGGATTGGTTCAACTCTCGCAGTTTTGGGTATAACTGAAGCTGAGTGGTTGAACTGGGGAAATCGCTATTACCAAGCGTTAGCGCAACCTAGTGTGCGTAAGTTGGCATTATTGGTTGGCATTAATCAATACTCCCAAAATCCTGTTCTGAGTGGGTGTTTGACTGATGTTGAACTGCAAAAAGAACTGCTGATGCATCGCTTTGGCTTCCCCGCAGCCAATATCCTCACGTTAACGGAAGAACAGGCTAACCGAGAATTTATCGAAGCGGCTTTTTTAGAACATCTGGGTAAGCAAGCGAGAACAGGTGATGTTGTGGTATTTCACTTTAGCGGCTACGGTACTCGCATCAATGTAGAAGCCGATCAAGTGCAAAATGCTCTCATCGCAGTTAATACACAAAATAGTCAAAATAGCAATTATTTATTAGAAGAAACTTTATTATTATTGTTGCGATCGCTCCCTACTGATCGGGTCACTGCGGTATTAGATACTAGCTACTATGCGCCAAATAGTGCTGGTTTACCAGGATTAAGAGTGCGTTCCCGTCCTGAAGTAGATAGTCAGCTAGCAACTGCAGAACTGGAATTTCTTAAACAGCTGAAAACGCAAAATTCTTTCACTAAGGGAGAAGTTACCCCACCCTTGCTATTGTCCGCCACAGGAGATTCTAAGCAAGCAGCGCGGGAAGTTTTGCTATCAGGTTTTAGCGCTGGGTTATTTACCTACGCTTTGACGCAATATTTATGGGAAGTTACACCAACTAAGACAATTCAAGTCAGCCTTTCCCAAGTAGAAACTGCAATGCGTAAGCTGGGTAGCAAGCAGCAGCCAGCTTTAGCAAGTAGTAAGAAAAATCCCCAAGCGGCTTTAATTGCGGATAATTTTGCCCCTGATACCTCAGTAGGGGGTGAAGGTGCAATTACAGCCATAGAAGAAGATGGCAAAACCGTGAGTTTATGGTTAGCGGGATTACCACCCCAAGTATTGGAAAACTACAGTATTAACTCCCGATTTAGCTTAGTTACCGGGGAACCGCTAATATTGCGATCGCGTACTGGATTAACAGCCAAAGCACAACTTTCCGCTGCTAATCCTACTAATCCTTTACAGGTAGGGCAATTGGTACAAGAATCCGTGCGCGTTTTACCCCGCAATATTAGTTTAATTGTCGCTTTAGATACAGCACTAGAAAGAATTGAACGAGTAGATGCTACCAGCGCCTTTTCTTCAGTCGCCCATGTTTCGGCTGTTGTGGCGGGAGAACAACCAGCTGATTATCTATTTGGCAAACTGTCACCAACACCTACACGCTACAGTTTATTTTCTCTCAGTGGCGAAGCCATACCCAACATTGCTGGCGAACCTGGAGAAGCGGTAAAAATCGCAGTGCAAAGGGTAGCACCGAAATTACCCACCTTGTTAGCGGCCAAATTATGGCGACTTACCGAAAATGAAGGTTCTTCCCGGTTAGCTATCAAAGCCAGCCTCGAGATTGTTAATACTTTATCGCCGCGTGTGATTATGCAACGGGAAACCATGCGGACGCTGGGTAATGAAACAGCAACCAGCAAATCACCCAGCACAGGGATTGTACCTATTGGTAGTAAATTGCAATATCGCTTACAAAATTTAGGCGATCGCGCCGTATATTTTATCTTGCTGGGATTAAAGAATAACAGAAGTGCGATCGCATTTTATCCCTGGCAAACATCTTCAGAACCCAACAGTTCCCCAAGCAAACCCTTGGTGAAGCAATTAGTTATAGCCCCAGGTGAAACATTTACCTTACCACAAAGCGCGGCGGCGGCTGAATGGGTAATTCCAGGCCCAGCTTATGAATGCGAACATCAACTAATTTTTAGCACCAGTCCCTTCAATGAAACCCTAACTACTTTGGAAACTGCTAAAAATCAGACGACAGATCAACAACCCATTGGCCCATTATTAAATCCCTTAGAAGTTGCTCAAGCTTTACTACTAGATTTACATAATGCTAGTCCTGTAAAAGCAGAAATTAACAGTACTGCTGCTGACTCTTATGTATTAGATGTTAATAATTGGGCAACTCTCAGCTTTAATTTTCAAGTTGCTTAG
- a CDS encoding Rieske 2Fe-2S domain-containing protein, producing MSQSVLHSEENSLNIISQPEVSQNLTAGGLDPNRFDWQEVWYPVAYIEDLDKSQLTRFTLLERDLVLWWDNNENTWRAFEDQCPHRLAPLSEGRINEHGWIECPYHGWAFSGTGKCEVIPQQKAGGKAEVSQRACATSLPTTVRQGLLFVYPGKAENAPQTKVPIVDVLEEDADGWVCLNTFRDIPYDALTLMENVLDSSHIPYTHHRTVGNRANVSAVELEVVESGKWGFKGTWEEGPRKGTLGRQDTTFIAPGLMWHDLTSKKFGRTVTVVYATPIRKGECRLFARFPFKFSSKLPGIFLKLTPRWYSHIGQNGVLEDDQIFLHYQERYLEKRGGSANFNKAFYLPTTADSFVSQLRSWVNQYSAESFPGESLAPPLPKEVLLDRYHSHTKHCASCSTALKNLQRLRMGLAVVTALIWGLLPLIMLIQGEVSAMTVAISSVATLFGGGIWFGLGKLERRFYEGREVPLRNLPERQR from the coding sequence ATGTCTCAAAGTGTTTTACACTCAGAGGAAAATTCTCTCAACATAATTTCTCAACCCGAAGTATCACAAAACCTGACTGCTGGTGGACTCGATCCCAATCGCTTTGACTGGCAGGAAGTTTGGTATCCTGTCGCTTACATTGAAGATTTAGATAAATCTCAGCTAACTCGCTTTACTTTGCTAGAACGAGATTTAGTGTTGTGGTGGGATAACAATGAAAATACTTGGCGGGCGTTTGAAGATCAATGTCCGCATCGTTTAGCACCACTTTCTGAAGGCAGAATTAATGAACACGGCTGGATAGAATGTCCGTATCATGGCTGGGCTTTTTCGGGAACTGGTAAGTGTGAGGTAATTCCCCAACAAAAAGCAGGAGGAAAGGCTGAAGTATCTCAACGTGCTTGTGCTACTTCACTACCTACCACAGTGCGTCAAGGACTTTTATTTGTTTATCCTGGTAAAGCTGAGAATGCACCACAGACAAAGGTTCCTATTGTCGATGTTTTAGAAGAAGACGCTGATGGCTGGGTATGTCTAAATACTTTTCGAGACATACCTTATGATGCCTTAACGTTGATGGAAAACGTCCTCGACTCCAGCCACATCCCTTACACCCACCACCGCACTGTCGGTAACCGGGCTAACGTGTCTGCGGTGGAATTAGAAGTTGTAGAATCTGGGAAGTGGGGATTTAAAGGTACTTGGGAAGAAGGGCCACGCAAAGGAACTTTAGGGCGACAAGATACTACTTTTATTGCGCCGGGATTAATGTGGCATGACTTGACTTCCAAAAAGTTTGGCAGGACAGTTACAGTAGTGTATGCAACTCCGATTCGTAAGGGAGAATGTCGCCTATTTGCCCGTTTTCCTTTTAAGTTCTCTTCCAAATTACCAGGAATATTCCTCAAGCTAACTCCCCGTTGGTACTCACACATTGGTCAAAATGGTGTGCTAGAAGATGACCAGATTTTCCTGCATTATCAAGAACGGTATTTAGAAAAGCGTGGTGGTAGCGCTAACTTTAATAAAGCATTCTATTTGCCAACCACAGCCGATAGTTTTGTCTCGCAGTTGCGTTCCTGGGTGAATCAATATAGTGCTGAATCTTTCCCTGGAGAGAGTTTAGCACCACCACTACCCAAGGAAGTTTTACTCGATAGATACCATTCTCATACAAAACACTGCGCTAGTTGCAGCACTGCTTTGAAAAACCTACAACGGTTGCGGATGGGATTAGCTGTAGTCACAGCGTTGATTTGGGGTTTATTGCCTTTAATCATGTTGATTCAGGGTGAAGTTTCTGCGATGACTGTTGCTATATCTAGCGTTGCTACTTTGTTTGGTGGCGGAATATGGTTTGGTTTAGGCAAGTTGGAGAGAAGATTTTACGAAGGTAGGGAAGTCCCGCTGAGAAATTTACCTGAACGCCAGCGATAG
- a CDS encoding ABC transporter permease produces MKSFGLSRSHSQLGQKFDVLRQLVERDMKLLYKRSVLGVAWTLINPLLQLVVFAFVFQVILPAGIPRYASFTFTGLLVWNWFSSSLYQATGVIIANRPLIRQPGFPLAILPIVTTTTGLIHFLLALPVLIIFLLVDGIQLKTVVLFLPILQALQFLLTVCLAYLLAALNVSLRDTQHTLGVILQLLFYVTPIFYDIKNVPPTFHFFYNLNPMVHIISAYRAVLIQGTQPDWQSLGIIAIIMSICLPIGLKFFQRQSDRFVEEI; encoded by the coding sequence ATGAAGTCTTTTGGTCTATCGCGCTCTCATAGTCAATTAGGTCAAAAATTTGATGTCCTGCGCCAATTGGTTGAGCGCGATATGAAGTTACTCTATAAAAGGTCAGTTTTAGGAGTAGCTTGGACACTAATTAATCCATTACTGCAATTGGTAGTTTTTGCCTTTGTCTTTCAAGTCATACTACCTGCTGGTATTCCTCGCTATGCCTCATTTACATTTACTGGTTTGCTAGTTTGGAACTGGTTTAGCAGTTCTTTATACCAAGCTACAGGAGTGATCATTGCTAACCGACCACTAATTAGACAACCTGGTTTTCCCCTCGCTATCTTACCAATAGTAACTACAACCACAGGGTTAATTCACTTTTTGCTCGCATTACCTGTTTTAATTATCTTTTTACTAGTTGATGGTATTCAGCTAAAAACTGTTGTTTTATTTTTACCAATCTTACAAGCTCTACAGTTTTTACTAACTGTTTGTTTGGCTTACTTATTAGCAGCATTAAATGTCAGTTTGCGAGATACTCAGCATACTCTTGGTGTGATATTACAACTATTATTTTATGTCACACCAATTTTTTACGATATTAAAAATGTACCGCCCACATTTCATTTCTTTTATAATCTCAATCCGATGGTGCATATTATTAGTGCTTATCGGGCTGTACTCATCCAAGGAACACAACCTGATTGGCAATCTTTGGGAATCATCGCTATTATTATGTCCATTTGTTTACCAATTGGGTTGAAATTTTTTCAGCGACAGAGCGATCGCTTTGTGGAGGAGATATAA
- a CDS encoding glycosyltransferase family 2 protein, with translation MPTKVLDLEFSEEIEPIWGGEGYDSLWILVRYHRVPIGWVWVSFTNPSMPMVSAEQLRQAIAQQLGQKILLATVGSQYLTQEVEQQTKEPISVVVCTRDRAEQLADCLQGLLALDYPTYEIIVVDNAPSNDDTYKLATRLPVRYVREERPGLDWARNRGIAEARYGIVAFTDDDARADRFWLQAIAKAFAEPEVMAVTGFVAPAELETPAQFIFELDYGGMGHGFGRRVVRTETLTERHLLWASSFGVGANMAFRRDIFTHIGNFDIALDVGTPSHGAGDVEMFHRLVAQGHTLVYDPAVIVWHTHRRYKSALYRQIYDNGRSFGCYLLTCWRNRTVQGTSILKFFLYDWLFKWILHNLVRPPRKLPRYIAVIELAGMLTSPLAYRKSQAWAKKISATYVESEIEKNQNHAVIL, from the coding sequence ATGCCAACAAAGGTATTAGATTTAGAATTTTCTGAGGAGATTGAGCCGATTTGGGGTGGCGAAGGTTACGATAGCCTGTGGATTTTAGTGCGCTATCATCGAGTGCCAATTGGCTGGGTTTGGGTTTCTTTTACTAACCCAAGTATGCCGATGGTTTCTGCGGAACAGTTGCGACAGGCGATCGCACAGCAGTTAGGACAAAAGATATTGCTAGCAACAGTTGGCAGTCAATACTTAACTCAGGAAGTAGAGCAGCAAACTAAAGAACCGATCAGCGTCGTTGTCTGTACCCGCGATCGCGCGGAGCAACTTGCTGATTGTTTGCAAGGGCTGTTAGCGCTTGATTATCCAACTTATGAAATTATTGTTGTAGATAATGCACCCAGTAACGATGATACTTACAAGCTTGCTACTCGCTTACCAGTCCGCTACGTCCGGGAAGAGCGTCCTGGGCTAGACTGGGCGCGTAACCGGGGAATTGCGGAAGCTCGCTATGGTATTGTTGCTTTCACAGACGATGATGCACGTGCCGATCGCTTTTGGCTGCAAGCCATTGCGAAAGCCTTTGCTGAACCAGAAGTAATGGCAGTTACAGGATTTGTCGCTCCAGCCGAACTAGAGACACCAGCCCAATTTATATTTGAACTCGACTACGGGGGTATGGGTCATGGATTCGGCCGTAGAGTAGTCAGAACAGAAACACTGACGGAGCGACATCTCTTGTGGGCCAGTAGCTTTGGTGTTGGTGCCAACATGGCTTTTCGTCGAGATATCTTCACCCACATCGGCAATTTTGATATTGCATTGGATGTTGGTACTCCCAGTCATGGTGCTGGTGACGTTGAGATGTTTCATCGTCTTGTTGCTCAAGGTCACACCCTAGTTTATGACCCAGCCGTAATAGTGTGGCATACCCATAGAAGGTATAAATCGGCTTTGTACCGCCAAATTTATGACAATGGTCGCAGTTTTGGCTGTTATCTCCTTACTTGTTGGCGTAATCGTACTGTTCAAGGAACCTCAATCTTGAAATTCTTTTTGTATGATTGGCTATTTAAATGGATCTTGCACAACCTCGTTCGCCCACCACGCAAGTTACCCCGCTATATTGCAGTGATTGAGTTAGCAGGAATGCTGACAAGTCCTCTAGCTTATAGAAAATCCCAAGCTTGGGCAAAGAAAATCTCAGCTACCTATGTAGAATCAGAAATCGAGAAAAACCAAAATCACGCAGTTATCTTATGA
- the sat gene encoding sulfate adenylyltransferase: MSHHPEAIAPHGGQLVNRIATPEQREEFLSKAEFLPRVQLDERAVSDLEMIAIGGFSPLTGFMNQEDYDRVVTEMRLANGLVWSIPITLSVTEEVASPLKEGGLIRLDNPNGEYIGVLQLSQKYTYDKTREAINVYRTDDAKHPGVQVLYNQGSVNLAGDVWLLQRNPHPHFPAYQIDPAASRQMFQTKGWKTIVGFQTRNPIHRAHEYIQKCALETVDGLFLHPLVGATKEDDIPADVRMRCYEILLEHYYPVDRVILAINPAAMRYAGPREAIFHALVRKNYGCTHFIVGRDHAGVGDYYGTYDAQYIFDEFEPGELGIVPMMFEHAFYCTRTKQMATTKTSPSKPEERVHLSGTKVREMLRRGELPPPEFSRPEVAAELARAMKVQVLA, encoded by the coding sequence TTGAGTCACCATCCAGAAGCCATAGCCCCGCACGGTGGACAGTTGGTTAATCGCATCGCCACACCAGAACAAAGAGAAGAATTTCTCTCAAAGGCTGAGTTTTTGCCACGAGTGCAACTTGACGAGCGAGCCGTTTCTGATTTAGAGATGATTGCGATCGGCGGTTTTAGTCCACTCACAGGTTTTATGAACCAGGAAGACTACGATCGCGTGGTTACGGAAATGCGCCTAGCTAACGGTCTTGTGTGGTCGATTCCCATTACACTGTCGGTAACCGAAGAAGTAGCTTCTCCTCTCAAGGAAGGTGGCTTAATTCGTCTGGATAACCCTAATGGCGAGTATATCGGGGTTTTACAGCTATCCCAAAAGTATACCTACGACAAAACCCGCGAAGCTATTAATGTCTATCGCACTGATGATGCTAAACATCCAGGCGTGCAAGTACTCTATAACCAAGGGTCTGTAAATCTGGCTGGTGATGTCTGGTTATTACAACGCAACCCCCATCCTCATTTTCCCGCCTACCAAATCGATCCTGCCGCATCTCGGCAAATGTTCCAAACCAAAGGCTGGAAAACTATCGTTGGCTTTCAAACTCGCAACCCCATCCACCGCGCCCATGAATATATTCAAAAGTGCGCTTTGGAAACCGTAGATGGTCTATTTTTGCACCCATTAGTAGGGGCAACAAAAGAAGATGACATCCCGGCTGATGTGCGGATGCGCTGCTATGAAATTTTGCTGGAACATTACTATCCTGTGGATCGGGTGATTTTGGCAATTAACCCAGCCGCTATGCGTTACGCTGGCCCCAGAGAAGCTATTTTCCATGCATTAGTCCGCAAGAACTACGGTTGTACTCACTTTATTGTGGGACGCGATCATGCTGGCGTTGGTGATTACTATGGCACCTACGATGCTCAATACATCTTTGATGAATTTGAGCCCGGCGAATTGGGTATTGTTCCCATGATGTTTGAACACGCGTTTTACTGTACCCGTACCAAACAAATGGCGACAACCAAAACTAGTCCCAGCAAACCAGAAGAACGCGTTCACCTATCAGGAACCAAAGTCAGAGAAATGCTGCGCCGGGGTGAACTACCTCCCCCAGAATTTTCTCGTCCAGAGGTAGCGGCGGAGTTAGCAAGAGCAATGAAAGTGCAAGTGTTGGCTTAG